In a genomic window of Brettanomyces nanus chromosome 1, complete sequence:
- a CDS encoding uncharacterized protein (EggNog:ENOG41), giving the protein MSDKKYKDAFALFDKKGTGKVSASQLGDLLRAIGQNPSLQEISELQTSVGGEDAALDYGKYIELINREGGFKKVGQPEDYIKAFQIFDKNLTGFIGVGELKYILTSIGEKLTEDEVDELLKGINISDDNTIDYVEFVKSILAQ; this is encoded by the exons ATG TCGGATAAGAAATACAAGGACGCATTTGCCCTATTCGATAAAAAGGGAACGGGAAAGGTGTCAGCATCTCAATTAGGAGACCTACTCAGAGCTATTGGACAAAACCcatctcttcaagagatCAGTGAACTTCAAACCAGTGTTGGGGGCGAAGATGCTGCACTCGACTATGGCAAATATATCGAGTTGATAAATAGGGAAGGTGGCTTCAAGAAGGTCGGCCAACCTGAAGATTACATCAAAGCCTTTCAAATATTCGATAAGAATTTGACTGGTTTCATCGGTGTTGGTGAATTGAAATACATTTTGACGTCTATTGGAGAAAAGttgactgaagatgaagtcGATGAGTTGTTAAAGGGAATCAACATTTCTGACGATAACACCATTGATTACGTCGAGTTCGTTAAGAGTATTCTTGCGCAGTAA
- a CDS encoding uncharacterized protein (BUSCO:EOG09342TUQ), translated as MSGFDLSKLKSTSVVDDAQLSNEELALKCQWETLSASGAPDEFATQLNNYLRNNTYIVGTKPTAADFSIFKAIYAAASSWVKTQDASILAQHRHILRWIDLIENTILDLQIPADQKFKLNFDAELPREIVEKKKKVKKEESESESKSNKEQPKKAEKSGDNKHKEGKKGGKPDAATIAKQRAAKAAKKAKKADAQQQAEQHRAPAVPSMIDFRVGFIEKAVKHPDADSLYVSTIHMGDEDGQPRTVCSGLVKFIPLEELQQRLVIVVANLKPVKMRGIKSSAMVLCASSPDDNKVEFVNPPEGSKAGDKIFFEGYEGTPEHVLTPKKKIWETCQPKFSTNDKFEVIYREEGKPDARLVNGNGELCKNLTIANAVVR; from the coding sequence ATGTCTGGTTTCGATTTATCTAAACTTAAATCTACatctgttgttgatgatgctCAACTTTCTAACGAAGAGTTGGCTTTAAAGTGTCAGTGGGAGACTTTATCGGCAAGTGGTGCACCTGACGAATTTGCTACCCAATTGAATAACTACCTCAGAAATAACACCTACATCGTCGGAACCAAGCctactgctgctgatttttctattttcaaAGCTATTTATGCTGCTGCCTCGAGCTGGGTTAAAACTCAAGATGCTTCTATCTTGGCACAGCATAGACATATCTTGAGATGGATTGATCTTATTGAAAATACCATATtagatcttcaaataccGGCTGATCAGAAATTTAAACTAAACTTTGATGCCGAACTTCCAAGAGAAATtgtagagaagaagaagaaggttaagaaggaagagtctgagtctgagtctAAGTCTAATAAGGAACAACCCAAGAAGGCTGAAAAGAGTGGTGATAATAAACATAAGGAAGGTAAGAAAGGTGGAAAACCTGATGCTGCTACCATTGCAAAGCAGAGAGCTGCTAAAGCTGCCAAAAAGGCAAAGAAGGCTGATGCCCAGCAGCAAGCTGAACAGCATAGAGCTCCGGCTGTTCCTTCTATGATTGATTTCCGAGTTGGATTTATTGAAAAGGCAGTTAAACACCCCGATGCCGATTCCTTATATGTGTCCACGATTCACATgggtgatgaagatggtcAGCCAAGAACTGTTTGTTCTGGATTGGTCAAGTTCATTCCTCTGGAAGAACTACAACAGAGATTGGTTATCGTTGTTGCCAACTTAAAGCCCGTTAAAATGAGAGGTATCAAGTCATCTGCCATGGTGTTATGTGCGTCATCTCCAGACGATAACAAGGTTGAGTTTGTAAACCCACCAGAAGGCTCCAAGGCTGGTGACAagattttctttgaaggttATGAGGGAACTCCAGAGCATGTTTTaactccaaagaagaagatatgggAGACTTGCCAACCTAAATTCTCGACAAATGATAAATTTGAGGTGATctatagagaagaaggtaaGCCTGATGCTAGATTAGTCAACGGGAACGGCGAATTGTGCAAGAATCTCACCATTGCAAATGCTGTTGTCCGTTAA